The DNA sequence AATGACAATAACAGGTTTTATTTCTCCAACAATTCGGATTTTACAGTTAAAAAATAAACACAAACATATTGCTTTAAAATAAATTGTCTTCTTGGCGTTTTGTTTttcatttataaatatattaaggAGAGAACACTGTACATTATTAtggtttggaaaaataaaaaagaaataaaccgTCGGTGCACATTGTTTCCGTTCCAATTATTGATGAGCTAtcccaataaaagaaaaagttattGGTCACCGATTTTACATATATGTCGGTAATTGAAGGTGAATTTCCGATTAGCATTTTATTCTCCCAAAAATTTAGAGATAATTCTACCTACAagatttatcaataaaaaaaCAACCATTTGTATCTATAAATTTTGTGAACGCTGACAAAAATACTCATTAAAAAAAGAAACTAACGTATCCATAAAAAATACTCATTAAAAAAGATGGATTCCGTACGACAAAAGTACCCAAATCttaaatttatgttgactttttaataaaattccaaaattatcGCATCATTATTTTCAacgctttttttcttcttttccaaaTCTCAAACACCTCTATTGCTACTACCTTAACCACCTTTTATTCTCACTACTCCACTAACCACCACTACCGCTATCTTTTTACGCTGACAAAGATGACAACAAGGCAACCAGGCAATCCATCCGTTTCCACGCAACGCTGCCACCTTCAATTGCAGCCACTCAAACTCTGCAGTAGCCCTAGCGCCGCCTTAATCCCATGCACAGATCACCTACACCTCCGGCCAAGACCTCGTCTAATACCGCCACAAGATGGAGAAGCTCTGGAAACGAGACTGAACCGAGATCCAGCGCGCAAGGTCCGTTCCTGTGATGTGATGCGATTCAACTCCTCCTAGATCCACTTCAAACTCATGGACTCCATGAAAAAAAGTCATATATTTACAACagtacaaattaaaaatttattatataatttacgAAGTTGAACAAATCTcttgtaattaataatttatttatttttatctatatcCAAATTGAACCAATTGAATATATTCATTGTTCAAATTCTCTCAAAAATCTTTAATCATATCTATGTTAGAATACTTGTCAAGTCGGAGAATGACTCCAATAACCACAACGGCAATGGAGATGTGTGGCGTTGACCGTGGCGAAGATGACGCATAAtttgggaagagagagagaaaaagggggagAGGGATCCGGTTGGAAAGGTTGTGTCGATGATCAAGTTTATTGGAGATGGGTTTATAAAGATGGAAATGCCTTCATGGTAGTGGTGATGGAATAGCAGAGAAAAAAAGTGGTGATTAAAGTGGTGGTAATGGAAAAATGTAAAAGTTTGAGTGGGAAAGAAGAGATGGTTGGGAATTGATATTGAAGATAATTGTgtgaataattttgaaattttattaaaaaattaatataaatttagaaTTTGGATACTTTTATCGTACGGAATCCATCTTTGATGAATACGTTAGTTTCCTTTTTTAATGAATATTTTTGTCAGCGTTACAAAGTTTATTGGTAGAAATGATtgtttttcctttatcaatttaTACCATTGAGTCTTATCTTGTGATTAAATTTAAAATGAGATGAATGGTCCATGTTTTGTACGTCTTGTttcactatttatattttatagagTTCGTTTGAATGGACTTCTCAGAataatttgtttctttttttacttttttaagtgattttattttttttttcactaaaaacttgttaataatttaataacatcCAAACGATTCAGAAAAgacatcaataaaaaaaaaacaattataaaTAACCATAATTCATTTGGCATAAATAAATCAACTGTGACAAGAAATTCCAAGGACCAGAATCTCACTATCAATTAAAAGAGCTAACATACTCTAATAATAAGACAAAACCCAACCGGTAGAATCTCTATATGTAATAAATTAAAAGGGCATGAAAATTGAAATCGCTTATTGTTCTAGACTCTGGTCCCCTCAGAAAATAGTAAAATGAAAATACCTATCGCCATATCATTATCCTCTGCCCTGCCTAAAAACTTAAACTAAGCCGCAGAAATCCTAGGCAAAAAGGCTTCAGAACTATAACACTGAACAAATCTGAGTGATACATTTTACTTTGCAGGACCATTGGGCAAAGCAGCAGCAGATGGGTTAAGTTCATCCCAAGCCTCAATCCATGTGACCATTGCATCTCCAAGCTTGTTGAAGTAATCATCAACCTTTCCAAACTTCTCCTTAAATTGTTTGGAGAGTTCAATGTAGCACTTCTGAACAGTGGTGCAATCCTTTGGAAGAGAGACAGCTTGGAAGAATGGGATAAGATCTTCTTGCCAGAAGATCCCTTTGTACTCCTTCTTGAGGTTCACAAATGGGTTGCTGGCTTTGCTGTGCCAAATGTAGGGTAACCCTGTCTTCACCCCCAATCCCAAATGGTCACATATAACCTGCATCATTAACATACACACTCTAATTACCCCAAAATTTGACATCACAACTATACATTAGATTCTAACATTCTACACAAAGAATAAGCCAATAAATGAATCATAAGTGTATACCTTTGTGCACCAACCAGCCCACATATCGTCGTAGCGTCCAATGGGCTGTCCATCACCCATAAGACCAAAGTACATTGCCGGACCAATGAGCTCGCGATCGAATGCCAAATTCATACCACACATGGGAAACAGGGTTCCCTTTGGAATTGTCAAAACTGCATCCACATACCTAGTGTTCCTTTCCATAGGTTTCACAAGCTGAGTTGGAGCGTCGTAATCAGGAATGTTGAGCCAGAGCCCATGAGACACCGCCGTGGGGGCACCCTCCCGGAGGCTAAAGGGATATCCGCGAACGAAATCAGCGCCTTCTGCATACGGATCATACAGAGTGTTGAAGAAGTATGGTGTTGAAGGACTCAGAAGATTCTTAATGTGCTGCTGCAGAGCATTGATTTCCTTCCCAGATGGATCCTTCGCAACCTGAATCAACAACACACGTTAGTCAAAAACAGATCTCAACGAAAGTCAAAGTATCTTGACAGATCGTTGACCAAATATTCCAGATCTAGAGAATTGAGAAGAGAATAGAGAAGTTACGAAGCAATCATCGTCGATGGTGTAGATGTACTTCTTCTTGGAAACCATGAAACCGAAGCAGCGACAAGCGGAGTCCTTGAAGGAGATGCAAGAGGCCTTAGGGCCTAAGATGCGGTTGATGTCGTTGCGGTTGTAAAGCTCGTAATCGAAACCTTCAGGGACGTTGATCTTCTTGGAAGGATCACCGTCTTGGATGATGATGAGGTGGTAGGGTTGGAAGAAGGGGCGCCACATCTCAAGGAAGTCCAGGTTCCTGATGGTTGGGATCACGATGTCAAGTTCGTCCTTCAGGAGTGGTGTCGGTAACACTGACGACGCCATTCTCAAATTTCTGAGAGATCAGATCGGAGACACAgagggagagagaagagaagagaagagggggtGTGTGTGTGAGGAACACAGGGAGGGGTTTGAGGGGTTTTTGTATTTGAAAAACCAGCTGCCCTTGTGGACACGTGCCTCTACGCGGATTCATGTGTCACTGTGTTACAGATCTCgttcactttttctttctttttttttttaaattatttaaagaatgcatttaatttatatttatataaaataattttagagtaattacccaaatcagtcctcAAAGATTTTAAAAGCGGACATTTTAGTCTCCAAAAAAATTTAACAGATCAATTCCTAAGGTTTTATTCCAATAGACAAATCAGTCCTTAATTTATTTTCCGACAGAGTAATTACCCATATCAgtccccaaaaattttaaaaatggacattttagtcccaaaaaaattaatacacaaatcaatccccaacgttTCTCTTCGTTAGACATAACAGTCTtccgtccaaaaataaaataaaataaaataataataattattattataatattgttaattacataataatattgtattataattttttatattttttaaacaaaaatctaatgaataaatttattattatttttgtccaaaaaatataaaaaaattataatacaatattattatgcaattaataattttattaattattattattattgagtatatatatatatatatatatatatatatatatatatatataaaagaatctagtaaataaatttatcattatttttgtctaaaaaatacaaaaaattatagtataatattattgtgcaattaataataataataataataataattaattttattttatttttggacggaggactattatgtctaacagATTAGGAATTGatttatacattaatttttttgggaCTAAAGTATCTGTTTTTAAAATTCTTGGGGACTGATATGGGTAATTACTCTGCCGAAAAATATACCGGGGACTGAT is a window from the Arachis hypogaea cultivar Tifrunner chromosome 1, arahy.Tifrunner.gnm2.J5K5, whole genome shotgun sequence genome containing:
- the LOC112709382 gene encoding probable UDP-arabinopyranose mutase 2 produces the protein MASSVLPTPLLKDELDIVIPTIRNLDFLEMWRPFFQPYHLIIIQDGDPSKKINVPEGFDYELYNRNDINRILGPKASCISFKDSACRCFGFMVSKKKYIYTIDDDCFVAKDPSGKEINALQQHIKNLLSPSTPYFFNTLYDPYAEGADFVRGYPFSLREGAPTAVSHGLWLNIPDYDAPTQLVKPMERNTRYVDAVLTIPKGTLFPMCGMNLAFDRELIGPAMYFGLMGDGQPIGRYDDMWAGWCTKVICDHLGLGVKTGLPYIWHSKASNPFVNLKKEYKGIFWQEDLIPFFQAVSLPKDCTTVQKCYIELSKQFKEKFGKVDDYFNKLGDAMVTWIEAWDELNPSAAALPNGPAK